GATGGCCATCACGTCCGGCGAGGAGCGGCCCTTGATGCGCTCGGCGTCGTCGGCGTCATAGGCGATCAGGCCGCGGCCGATCTCGCGCATATCGGGGCCGCGCACGATCACGGCATCGCCGCGGGCGAACTGGCCCTCGACCTTGATCACGCCCGCCGGCAGCAGGCTGGCGCCGGCGCGAAGCGCGGCGACCGCGCCGGCGTCGATCGTCAGCGTGCCCTTCGGCTCCAACGATCCCGCGATCCAGCGCTTTCGCGAGGTCACCGGATTGGCAGGCGTCAGGAACCAGGTGCAGCGGCCGCCATCGGCGATTGCCTGCAAGGGATGCTCGATCTTGCCCGAGGCGATCAGCATATGCGTGCCGCCGGTGGTCGCGATCTTCGCGGCCTCGACCTTGGTGCGCATGCCGCCGCGCGACAGTTCGGACTCGGCGTCGCCCGCCACGGCCTCGATCTCCGAGGAGATGCTGTCGACCACCGGAATCAACTTTGCGTCCGGGTTGTTCTTCGGCGGCGCGTCGTAGAGCCCGTCGATGTCGGACAGCAGCACCAGGAGGTCGGCGCTCGCCATGGTGGCGACGCGCGCGGCGAGGCGGTCGTTGTCGCCATAGCGGATCTCGGTGGTCGCGACCGTGTCGTTCTCGTTGATGACGGGGATCGCGCGCCACTCCAGGAGCTTGCCGATGGTCGAGCGCGCGTTGAGATAGCGACGGCGCTCCTCGGTGTCCTGCAGTGTCACCAAAATCTGGCCGGCGCCGATGCCATGGGCCCCAAGCACCTCCGACCAGATCCGCGCCAGCGCGATCTGGCCGACGGCGGCTGCGGCCTGGCTCTCCTCGAGCTTCAGGGGGCCACGCGGCAGCTTGAGCCGGCTGCGGCCGAGCGCAATCGAGCCGGAGGAGACGATCAGGACATCGCGCCCCTCGCGATGCAGCTTTGCGAGGTCGTCCGCCAGCGCCGCGAGCCAGGACGCGCGCACTTCGCCGGCGTCGGAATCGACAAGCAGGGCCGAGCCGACCTTGACGACGATGCGGCGGAATTGACTGAGTTCGGGGCTGGCCATGTGTGTATGTGTTGGCGCGTGTGACGAATTGCTTTGCATTGGAAACGGCGGAGCGACAGGCGGCGCCGGTAGGGCCTGCTTTTGCAGCAGGACGATGGCCGGCGCAAGGCTGCCGGCATGGTAAACGGCGCACGTCGGCCTTGTCGGGGACGCCTGCCCGGCTCTAATTGCCGTCCACGATAACGGGCTGGAGAAGAAACGAATGGATCGCCGCAAGTTCATGGCCGGATGTCTGGGCCTGCCGTTGCTCGCGCAGGCGGATGGCGTGCAGGCCCAAGTCGGGCTCACGAAAATCATCTTCCCGTTCGCGGCGGGCGCCGGCGGCGACACGCTGTGCCGGCTGATCGCGCAGGAGATGGCGCCGGTGTTGCAGAAGACCATCGTCGTCGAGAACCGCACCGGCGGTGACGGCCTGATCGGCATCAAGGCGGTGAAGGGCGCCAATCCCGACGGCAGCATGGTGCTGGTGACGACGGGTCCCACCATGTACCTGCTGCCGATGGTGGAGACGACGCCGACCTTCGATGCGGCAAAGGATTTCATGCCGGTGTCGTTGCTGGCGCGCTTCGAGTTCGCCGTCGTGATTGGACCTGCGATCGCAGCCAGGAATTTCGACGAGTTCGTCGCCTGGCTGAAGGCGAATCCGGACAAGGCGACGTTCGGCGTGCCCAGCAATGGCACCATCCCGCACTTCATGGGCTCCAAGCTGGAGAAGGACCTCGGCATCTCCTTAAGCCGTGTGCCCTATCGCGGCAGCGCGCCGATCCTCAACGATCTCGTCGGCGGCCATGTGCCGTTCGGCATCACGACGCTGGCCGACGCGCTTCCGCAGCATCGCGTCAAGGGCGTGACGATCATCGCCGTCTCGAGCGCAGAGCGTTCGCCGTTCGCGCCGGATGTTCCGACGCTGAAGGAGAGCGGCATCGATCTCGTCGCGGATGCCTGGTACGGCATGTGGCTTCCCGCTGGCAGCCCGCCCGAATTCGCGAGCAAGCTCAGCGCGGCGGCGGCCGCAGCGCTCGCCAAGCCCGAGGTGAAGGAGAAGCTCACGGGAATCGGACTCATTCCGGTCGGCAGCACGGCGGAGGGGCTCACCCAGGAGCTCGCCGCGAACACGGCCTTCTGGCAGCCGATCGTGAAGGCGACGGGGTACAAGATCGAGAATTGAGAGGCACAACCCACTCCATCTCCTCATCCTGAGGAGCCGCGAAGCGGCGTCTCGAAGGATCAGCAGCGGGGCCTTCATGGTTCTCGCGGCGATGCGAAGCATCGTCGGCGAGACGGCGCTATCGCGCCTCCTCACCATGAGGGTCCTACATCTTCGCGCGCTGTGCGATGCCGTCGCGGATCGCGGCGAGCTCGGCTTCATCCCAGATGCCGATCAGGAACCCGCCCTTCACCTGGAGCTGGTTGTCGGCATAGGCCGCGATCTTCTCAGGGGGCGTGGTGATATGACCGCTCGGATGCAGCGCCCAGTCGAACAGTTCCGCCTGAAGCCTTGCGATGATGCCGGCGCACTCAGGATCGTCGCCGCGATCGACAAACTCTTCCGGATCGGTCTCGAGGTCGTAGAGCATCGGGCGGAAGCCGGAGGCGTGGATATATTTCCAGCGGCCGTCGAACACCATGAACAGGCGGCAGCGCTCGATCGGCTGGTTCAGCTTCAGCCGCACGTCCTGCATGGCATAGTCGTATTCGGAGAACGCGACCTTGCGCCATTCGGGCTTCTCGCCGCGCAGCAGCGGCAATAGCGAACGGCCCTCGAGGATGTGGCCCGGCACCTTGCCGCCAAAATAGTCGACGAAGGTCGGCGCGAGATCGATGCCCTCGACGAGCGCATCGCATTGCGTACCGCGCGTGGCGTCGGCGTCCTTCGAGGGATCGATGACGATCAGCGGGATCTTCGCCGACTGTTCGTGGAACAGGTCCTTCTCGCCCATCCAGTGATCGCCGAGATAGTCGCCATGATCGGACGTGAACACGATCATGGTGGTTTCCAGCAGGCTGCGCGCCTCCAGGAACTTCATCAGCACGCCCATCTGGTCGTCGATCTGCGTGATCAGGCCCATATAGGTCGGGATCACCTTCTCGCGGGCGTCGTCGCGCGCCATGTTCCTGGAATAGCGCATGTCCATGTAGGCGCCGAACACGGGATGCGGGTTTTGCCGCTCGCGCTCGGAGCGGATCGCCGGCAGCATGTCCGAGGTCTTGTACATGCTGGCGTAGGGCTCGGGCGCGATATAGGGCCAGTGCGGCTTGATGTAGGACAGATGCAGGCACCAGGGCCGGCCATCCGTCTCGGCCTCGGTGATGAAGTCCATCGCGCGGCGCGTCATATAGGGCGTCTCGGAATGTTCGTCCGGCACGCGCGCGGCCTTGTCGGCGTGCACCAGCAGCCAGCCGTTCTGCAAAGACCCGTCGTCGGCAGCACCTGAATTCGCCCAATGCTCCCAGGGATTGGTCGCCTCAAATCCTTGGCTGCGCAGATACGCGTCGTATTTCGGGCGCGGCCGGCCCGTCGGATGCAGGCCGTCGTCGCGCTCATAGGGCTCGAAGCCGCATTCGGCGACGTGTACGCCGATGATCGATTCCAAGGGGATGCCGAGCGCCTTCATGCCTTCGAGGTCGGGCGCCATGTGGGTCTTGCCGACCAGCACATTGCGCACGCCGATCTTGTTGAGGTGATCGCCGAGCGTCGGCTCGCCGACGCGTAAGGGCCAGCCGTTCCAGTGTGAGCCGTGCGAGCGCATGTAGCGCCCGGTGTAGAACGACATCCGCGACGGCCCGCAGATCGGTGATTGCACATAGGCCTTGGAGAACAGCACGCCGCGCTTGGCCATGGCGTCGATGTTCGGCGTCTTCAGCGTCGGATGTCCGGTGCAGCCGAGATAGTCATAGCGAAGCTGGTCGCACATGATCCAGAGAACGTTTTTCACGCGCGACATGCTTCGCCGCTGCTTCTTCTTGATTGCTTGATGCTGCGATATTGGAGCGCCGGTGACAACCTCACATTCGATGTCGTCCCGGCCTAGTGCGCAATTGCGCACGGGGGGCCGGGACCCATAACCCCAGGGAGAGGTTTGGCGACGACTGGTTGCTCGGGACTAAGATCGTCCCCATCGATAGATCGCGCGGTATGGGTCCCGGCCTTCGCCGGGACGACGTTGGGGAGACAGTTTACGCCGACCACGGCTCCGCTTCGGCGGCGCTCTTGGCCTTGCTGGACACCGGGCTTTCGCCGATCACGTCTGCAAGCGCGCGCAATGCTTCCGTGACGCCCTGGCCGGTGACGCCGGAGAGCAGCAGCGGTGTCTTCTTGGCAGCGCGCTTCAGCCGGTCCTTCTGCTTCTTCAATTCGTCCGGCTCGACCGCGTCGATCTTGTTCAGCGCGACGATCTCGATCTTGTCGGTCAACAGCCCGCCATAGGCATCGAGCTCCTTGCGCACCGTCTTGTAGGCCTTGCCGGCATGCTCGCTGGTTGCATCGACGAGATGCAGCAGCACGCGGCAGCGCTCGACATGGCCGAGGAAGCGGTCGCCGAGACCTGCGCCCTCATGCGCGCCTTCGATCAGTCCCGGAATATCCGCCAGCACGAATTCGCGGCCGTCGGCATTCACGACGCCGAGCTGCGGATGCAGCGTGGTGAAGGGATAATCGGCGATCTTTGGCTTTGCTGCGCTGACCTTGGAGAGAAAGGTCGACTTGCCGGCATTGGGCAGGCCGACGAGGCCGGCATCCGCGATCAGCTTCAGCCGCAGCCAGATCCAGCGCTCCTCGCCGGGCTGGCCGGGATTGGCGTTGCGCGGCGCACGGTTGGTCGACGACTTGAAATGCGCGTTGCCGAAACCGCCATTGCCGCCCTCCGCCAGCACGAATTTTTCGCCGACGTTGGTGAAGTCGTGGATCAGCGTCTCGCGGTCCTCGTCGAAGATCTGCGTGCCCACGGGCACCTTCAGCACGATCGCCTTGCCGTTGGCGCCGTGGCGGTCCGAGCCCATGCCGTTCTCGCCCTTCTGGGCCTTGAAGTGCTGCTGGTAGCGGTAGTCGATCAGCGTGTTGAGCCCGTCGGCGACCTCGATGACGACATTGCCGCCGCGGCCGCCATTGCCGCCGGAGGGCCCGCCGAATTCGATGAATTTTTCGCGCCGGAACGCCACGCAGCCGTTCCCGCCGTCACCGGAGCGGATATAGACCTTTGCTTCGTCGAGGAATTTCATGGGCCATAGGTAGGGCAGGGGAGCGGGCGCGGCAACCCGAACTTTCCCGTGAATTGGCCGAATTTCCGTGATTCTAGGCCGTTGCTTAACCCGGAGATCACGGAGATCACGCCGATCGGCGGCGGATCAGGAATTTCTGCGTCCCCTCCAGCACCAGCTCCTTGCGCTGGTTGTAGACTGTGCTCTGAAGCGTCACCACGCCGGTCGAGCGTCCCGGCACGAGCTCGGTCACCTCGAGCGCCGGATAGATCGTGTCGTCGGCGAACACCGGCATGAGAAAGCGGCTTGACTGCTCGAGGAAGCCGACCAGCGACTCCTCGACCATGAAGGGGAACAGGCCCGCGCCGGGTGCGGTGTGGATCAGCGTCTGGAAGCCGTGGGCGAGCAGATGCGGCATGCCGCGGGCGCGGCAATACTCCACGTCGTAATGCACCGGATGGGTGTCGCCGCTCGCGGTCTGGAATGCGGCGAATACGGCCGAGGTCTGCGTGCGGCTCGGCAGCACGAAGCGTTCGCCAAGGACGAAATCCTCAAACCAGCGTTGCGTGGGGATCATGCGATGCCGGGCCGGATCGAACGCGGTCATATCTGCCTCTCTCTTGCCGGAGATATCAATCGCTACCGCGATGCGAAGAGTGCGACAATACGTTCAATTGGTCATGACCGGGCTTGTCCCAGGCGTCCACGTCATTAAAACAACCGTCAGCGAGTCTATTCGCCGGTTCCTGACGCTTCCCTCCGCCCGTCATTGCGAGCGAAGCGAAGCAATCCAGCCTGTCTCCGCAGAAGCAGTCTGGATTGCTTCGTCGCTTCGCTCCTCGCAATGACGGGGTCTCTACGAACGACAGCAATGCCTCTCTTCAAGAAACTCTCCGCCTATGACGAGCGCTCGGCGCGGCTGGCCGGCATCGCGCTGATGGTGTTGTCGATCTTCCTGTTCTCGTTCGGCGATGCTATGGGCAAGTTCATCGTCGCGACCTATTCGGTGGGGCAGCTCTTGTTTCTGCGCGCCTGCGCCGCCTTGCTCGTGCTGGCGCCGTCGATCTGGCGGCAGCGTCACGAATTCACCCATCTGGAGCGGCCGTGGTTGCAGCTCTTCCGCGTGGTGCTCTCGACGCTGGAGGTGGCGGCCTTCTTCGTGGCGACGGTCTACCTGCCGCTCGCCGACGTCATCACCTATTATCTCGCCGGTCCCATTTTCGTCACCGCGCTGTCGGCGATCTTCTTAGGCGAGCAGGTCGGCTGGCGGCGCTGGACGGCGATCCTGATCGGCTTCTGCGGCGTCCTGATCGCGCTCCGCCCGTCGGCGCAGACGGTGAGCCTGCCGGCGCTGATCGCGCTCGGCGGCAGCCTGTCGTTTGCGACGCTGATGCTGGTCACGCGGTCCTTGCGCGAGACGCCCGACATCGTGATGGCCTCCTCGCAGTTCGGCGGCACGTTCTTGCTCGGGCTCGCACTTTCCCTGTTCCACTGGGTGCCGCCGAGCGCGGGCAGTCTCGTGGTGTTCGTGCTGGCCGGCTGCACCTCGGTCGCCGCGCTTCTGTGCGTCAACCGCTCGCTCAAGCTTGCGCCTGCGAGCGTGGTCGTGCCCTATCAATATTCGATGATCGTCTGGGCCGTGATCTTCGGCTTCGTCGTGTTCGGCGACGTCCCCTCGATCGCCACCATCATCGGCGCCGCCATCATCATCGGCGCCGGCTTCTACATCTATCTGCGCGAACGGGATTTGGGACGGCAGGACACGCAGGTGAATCCGCCTGTGTGAGTGCAAGTGCGATCGTCGTCCCGGGGCGCGCGAAGCGCGAGCCCGGGACCCATAACCACAGGGAGTGGTTTGGCGAAGACTGGCGGTTGCCAGATCGCGCCATAACTCCTCCCTGGGATTATGGGTCCCGGCCTCCGCCGGGACGACGACTGTGATTGCGGCGCCGCTCGCGCCTTACCGCACTCTTCTCGCGCTGCTCCAGCTCTTCAGCGACGACCACACCCCGCGCGACAGGCGGAAGCAGTCGACGGGGGTCGAGGATCCCAGGGCGTAGAAGCGGTGCAGCTGGACGCCGCTCCACTGGAAGCCGCACTTCTCCAGCACGTTGCGCGAGGCCGGATTGGTGACGCGCGCGCCGGCGTAGAGATGGTCTTCCGAGAACTCCTCGAAGAAGAAGTCGATCGCGCCGCGCGCAGCCTCGGTGGCAAAGCCTTTTCCCCAATGCTCGACGCCGAGCCAGTAGCCGAGCTCGGCATTGTCAGGCGTCGAGCAGTCGATCCCGATCATGCCCACGGGCGCATTGTCATGCTCGATCAGGAACACGGTCTCGCTGCCCAGCTCTGCGGTGGCGCGGACGAATGCCACGGCGTCCTCGTGCGAATAGGGATGCGGCAGGCGACGCGTGTTCTCGGCGATGCGGCGGTCGTTGGCGAGGCGCGCGATCGCCTTGACGTCGGCGAGCGTCGGCTTGCGCAAGGTCAACCGCTCGGTGGCGACGACATCGGGCCTCGCCTCGCGCAAATGGGTGCTCGAAAAGTCCTGCAACATGTCCGGCTCCGTCAAAGACTTGAGTCAAAACGAAAATGGGGAGGCCGGTTTCCCGCCTCCCCTGGAGCCTTCGATCTTTTGATCTTAAGGACTCCGCCGGTTTGGTCAGGACCCGGCGGACTCCAAATTTGATCCACCGTGTTATTCAGCCGCCTCTGCGATCGGAAGTACCGATACGAATGTGCGGCCGTTGGCTTTAGCCTGGAACGCAACGCGACCTTCGACCTTCGCGAACAGAGTGTGGTCAGTGCCCATGCCCACATTAAGGCCGGGATGCCAGGTGGTGCCGCGCTGGCGCGCGATGATGTTGCCGGGAATCACATGCTCCCCGCCGAACACCTTGACGCCGAGGCGCTTGCCCTTCGAATCGCGGCCGTTACGCGATGAACCGCCTGCTTTTTTGTGAGCCATGGCTCGTCTCCGAAATCCTGCGTATTTCTAGATCAATTCCTTGACGGAATCATTTCACTTTTTCTCACGCATCAATTTGTGAATTGGCGTGATCAAAGTTTCGCTATTCAGCGGCTTCCTTTGCCACCTTCTCCTTCTTCGGACGCGGCCCCTTGGTGGGCTTGGCGTTGCCGGTCAGGATCTCGGTGACGCGGAGCACGGTGATCTCGTCGCGATAGCCGCGCTTGCGGCGCGAATTCTTGCGGCGGCGCTTCTTGAACGCGATGACCTTCGGCCCGCGCTTGTGCTGGAGCACCTCGGCTGCCACGGACGCGCCCGCAACCGTCGGGGCACCCAGGACCGGCGTGTCACCGCCGACCAGCAAAACTTCACTCAGCTGCACGATCGTGCCGACTTCGCCGGCGATCTTGCCAATTTCCAGGACATCATCCGCAACGACCCGGTACTGCCGGCCGCCGGTTTTGATGACTGCGAACATCGTTCTCTTCCTTCGTGTTCAATCCCGGTCTTTCGGACTTTCGTCCGGGCCGGCTTTTTGTCAGTCGCTATGGGTTTTCAGCGTTCTGCGCGGGTGGGGTATGACCCTCAAAATCCACGCAAAAACAAGCGGCGCGAGAAACGCCCCGCGCCGGCTGGGGGACTTATAGCGGCCGAGAGCCCCGAGTCAAGGAAAACCGGGCTGAAAAAGCCCCGAATTTGAAGGATTTGGCTGGTTCTTGCCGCAAGGCCCGGGACCTTCGGATAGTTGGCAGCAGCTGCAACCATTGAGTTCCCCCGCCGTTGTCATCCCGAATTTCAAAGCGGGCAAGGGCTCCATGGCAGACGAGCTGGTTTTGACGACGGGGATCGCGCAGCACGGCGCTTCCCGCCTGCCGTCGGTGGACGTCGACAGTTTTAACGCCGAGCTGAAGGACGAGGACGGCTTTCTCGGCGACCGCGCCAGCAAGGGCGCGTTCCGGGCCATCCTGGACCATTGGCGCAAGCCGCTGCGCAAGACCGGCGAGGACCCCTTCGGCGACGAGCCCTCGGAGAAGATAGCCAAGAAGACGCTGGACGAGATGCTGGTCGGCGACGACACCGAGGCCTCCGCCGTGGTGCACAGCGCGATCGAGGATTTTGCCCAGGAGCTCGCTTACGTCACCCGCCGTTTCCTGAAGACGAAGGCCTGGGCGAAGACCGAACGCATCGTGGTTGGCGGCGGTTTTCGCGATTCCAGGCTCGGCGAACTGGCCATCGCGCGTGCCGACATCGTCCTGAAGGCCGAGGGTTTCAGGGGCGACATGCTGCCGATCCGCTTCCACCCGGACGAGGCGGCCCTGATCGGCGCGCTGCATCTGGCGCCGTCCTGGATTTTCGAGGCCCATGACAGCATCCTCGCGGTCGATATCGGCGGCACCAATATCCGCTGCGGCGTGGTCGAGACCCGTTGGAAGAAAGCGAAGGACCTTTCCAAGGCCTGCGTCCGGAAGTCCGATCTGTGGCGTCACGCCGACGACGAGCCGACCCGCGAAGGCGCGGTGAAGCGGCTCACCAAGATGCTGAAGGAGCTGATCGCGGAGGCCGACACCGAGGGGTTGAGGCTCGCGCCCTTCATCGGCATCGCCTGTCCCGGCGTGATCAAGGAGGACGGCTCGATCGAGAAGGGCGCGCAAAATCTCCCCGGCAATTGGGAGAGCAGCAAGTTCAACCTGCCGGCGAGCCTCGTCGAGGGCATCCCCGCGATCGGCGAGCACGACACCGCGATCCTGATGCACAATGACGGCGTGGTGCAGGGGCTTTCCGAGGTGCCATTCATGCAGGACGTCGAGCGCTGGGGCGTCCTCACCATCGGCACCGGGCTTGGCAATGCGCGCTTCACCAACCGCCGCAAGGAGGCCAACGGCAAGGACCGTGACTCTACGGACGGGAAGAAGAAGGCCAAGGAAAGCAACAAGGAAAGCAAGCAAACCGACAAGGAGTAACCTTGATCGGTTAGGTTAAGGCACGGATTGCGTTGCGGGGTGCCGTGCGCGCGCTACGGTCCGGCCCGTCGCCTCACGCCGGCCGGCGAAGCCGCCCTTCTCGGCCTGCAATTTCAATGAGCGGCAACGGGACCGCCAGTGTTTACCGCGTCTGGCGGTCCCACCCGTCGGGCCGTCGCCGTGCCGGCCCGTCTCTATCTCGGCCCAAGACCTCGGCCCAAGACGTCGGCCCAAGACCTAGGCCCATGTGATTCGCGTCGGCCGGGCTCGGCTGCGCGCTCCGCCAGGTTCGGGAAGTTTTGGCACAAACTGCTCTTTGCACCCGTTCTGCCCGGTCTAATATTACCGCATGGGGAACGATCTGGTGTTTCGTATCACGGTCATCGTCCTGGGAACGCTGCCGGTCGTACTGACGGCTTTGGCCGTCCTCGGCGCGCCGTTTGGAGACTGAGCGCCCGAACCCGGCGCCGGTGCAGGACCACGCAAATCGGCGCGGAACCGGCTCTCAGCCCGGTTTCGGCTGCGTCTTTCCTGCGCGCACCATTCACGAGGCGCGGGATTTTCGTCCCGCCCGCCTTGTCTGGCCCGCCATCCTCGCCTAGAACACGCCCCGACCGCACGGGGCTACCCCCCGATCAGGCGCCTTCAGGAGAGGTGGCAGAGTGGTTGAATGCACCGCACTCGAAATGCGGCATAGGTGCAAGCCTATCGGGGGTTCGAATCCCTCCCTCTCCGCCATGCTCACGACATTCCAGTAAGCGCCTTCGCCCTTCGGGCTCCAGCTGCCCGAACGCCTTGCCTCACCGCCACCCGAGCGCGGGAGCGACGTGCTTCAGGATCGCTTCGATCGCATGGGCGCAGTAGGCGACGCCCAGCTGGTTGGGGATGGTCAGCAGCAACGTGTCCGCTTCGGTGATGGCGTCGTCCGCCCGGAGCTGCTCGATCAGGACGTCCGGCTCGGCGGCATAGCTGCGGCCGAAGATCGCGCGCGTCTGCGGATCGATGAAACCGATCTGGTCCTCGGATTCGCCGCCGCGTCCGAAATAGGCGCGATCGCGATCATCCATCAGCGCGAAGATGCTGCGGCTGACCGAGACGCGCGGCTCTCGGACATGGCCGGCCTCCTTCCAGGCAGCACGGTAGGCGCGGATCTGCGCGGCCTGCTGCACGTGGAAGGCTTCGCCGGTCTCGTCGTTCTTCAACGTCGAGCTTTGCAGGTTCATGCCGAGCCTGGCCGCCCAGACGGCGGTGGCGTTCGAGCCGGCGCCCCACCAGATCCGCTCGCGCAGGCCCTCCGAATGCGGCTCGAGGCGCAGTAGGCCGGGCGGGTTTGGAAACATCGGCTGCGGATTGGGCTTTGCAAAACCTTCGCCACGCAAGAGGTCGAGGAAAACCTCGGCATGACGCCGGCCCATGTCGGCGTCATCAGCGCCCTCGGCCGGCTGATAGCCGAAATAGCGCCAGCCATCGATCACCTGCTCGGGCGAGCCGCGGCTGATGCCGAGCTGCAGCCGTCCGCCGGCGATCAGATCGGCGCTGCCTGCGTCCTCCACCATATAGAGTGGATTCTCGTAGCGCATGTCGATGACCGCGGTGCCGATCTCGATACGGCGGGTCCTCGCACCGACCGCCGCCAGCAGCGGAAAGGGCGAGGCGAGCTGGCGCGCGAAATGATGGACGCGGAAATAGGCCCCGTCGGCGCCCAGTTCTTCGGCGGCGACCGCGAGCTCGATGGATTGCAACAGCGTATCCCCAGCCGAGCGGGTCTGCGATTGCGGCGAGGGCGTCCAGTGCCCGAACGAGAGAAAGCCGATCTTTTTCATGCTGCCAATCTAGTTATGTCCGGGCTGGTTTACGATGGTCAATGTGAACGACTGGTTCGGGCTTGCTTGACGTGGGCGGCTCCAGCTATTTTCAACCTCCGGTGTTGCTCCTCCAAGCGCGACTTGGCGCGCAAGCTCACCACGGTTTGCCTGGCGGTCCAGGAACTATGCGATGGCGGACTGGCTTACTCACTTTTTCTATTCGTTTGCGAACCAGGCCGGTGCCTGGTTCGTCGGCATCGTCTTGACCGTGCTCGGACTGTTTTCGGCGCGGCTTGTGGAGAAAATAAAGTTCGCCCTGAACCGGGCCGACATGCGCGCCAAGTACTATGAAGAAATGGCGATCGATATCAGTCATTTCGTCTTTATCATCGATCGGCTCGTGAAGGTCTATTACGGCAGCACATGGGCCAGTGACGACGACAAGAGCGCTATTGCGCAAGAGTACAATGAGGTGATGAACACGATTTCAAGGAAGGAATACGTCTACCGCTCATGGGTCCAGCGCTTCTGGGACAAGGAAACTGCAGCCGCCTTCGATCTGACCATGGAAAAGATGAAGGCCGTCGACCGTCTCCTGATTCTGATCAACGAGGGCGGCAACCAGAAGGATAATCTGGAAAAACTCAATGTCGCGTTTCGCGACCTCCGCCAGACAGCCTCTGACCTGCTTGCGGCAAGCGTTTAGGTGAACGCAAAGCCCGCTAACCTCTGCGGGCTTTTGGCGCGGCAATATCCGCGTCCCGATGACGTCGCTTCGCGCTCAACGCGCGGTGCAGCACATCCCAGATTCGCGGCTCCGTCGACTGAGCCGCATTGAAACGCAGGAAGGCGCTGGCGGTCTGCGACGCGCTGAAGACATTCCCCGGCGCAAGCACCACGTCTTCGGCAAGCGCCGCGCGGGCGATTTCCGC
This region of Bradyrhizobium sp. CCGUVB1N3 genomic DNA includes:
- a CDS encoding ROK family protein, which encodes MADELVLTTGIAQHGASRLPSVDVDSFNAELKDEDGFLGDRASKGAFRAILDHWRKPLRKTGEDPFGDEPSEKIAKKTLDEMLVGDDTEASAVVHSAIEDFAQELAYVTRRFLKTKAWAKTERIVVGGGFRDSRLGELAIARADIVLKAEGFRGDMLPIRFHPDEAALIGALHLAPSWIFEAHDSILAVDIGGTNIRCGVVETRWKKAKDLSKACVRKSDLWRHADDEPTREGAVKRLTKMLKELIAEADTEGLRLAPFIGIACPGVIKEDGSIEKGAQNLPGNWESSKFNLPASLVEGIPAIGEHDTAILMHNDGVVQGLSEVPFMQDVERWGVLTIGTGLGNARFTNRRKEANGKDRDSTDGKKKAKESNKESKQTDKE
- a CDS encoding LLM class flavin-dependent oxidoreductase, with amino-acid sequence MKKIGFLSFGHWTPSPQSQTRSAGDTLLQSIELAVAAEELGADGAYFRVHHFARQLASPFPLLAAVGARTRRIEIGTAVIDMRYENPLYMVEDAGSADLIAGGRLQLGISRGSPEQVIDGWRYFGYQPAEGADDADMGRRHAEVFLDLLRGEGFAKPNPQPMFPNPPGLLRLEPHSEGLRERIWWGAGSNATAVWAARLGMNLQSSTLKNDETGEAFHVQQAAQIRAYRAAWKEAGHVREPRVSVSRSIFALMDDRDRAYFGRGGESEDQIGFIDPQTRAIFGRSYAAEPDVLIEQLRADDAITEADTLLLTIPNQLGVAYCAHAIEAILKHVAPALGWR